The Allocatelliglobosispora scoriae genome contains a region encoding:
- a CDS encoding isochorismatase family protein, producing the protein MARALIIVDVQNDFCEGGSLPVDGGSAVAAGISAALARPDAGWDHVVATQDHHIDPGSHFQEWPVHCVAETFGAEFHPGLDTDRIEAVFRKGAHAAAYSGFEGTSAGIGLAAWLRTHDVTEVDVVGIATDYCVRATALDAAAEGFTTTVLTGLTAGVAPETTATALDDLRTAGVAIA; encoded by the coding sequence ATGGCACGAGCGCTGATCATCGTGGACGTTCAGAACGACTTCTGTGAGGGCGGTTCGCTGCCCGTCGACGGGGGGTCCGCCGTCGCGGCGGGCATCTCGGCAGCCCTGGCCAGGCCGGACGCGGGCTGGGATCATGTCGTCGCGACCCAGGATCACCACATCGATCCCGGCTCCCACTTCCAGGAGTGGCCGGTGCACTGTGTGGCGGAGACCTTCGGCGCGGAGTTCCACCCCGGGCTGGACACGGACCGCATCGAGGCGGTCTTCCGCAAGGGCGCGCACGCCGCGGCCTACTCCGGCTTCGAGGGCACCAGCGCCGGGATCGGCCTCGCCGCCTGGCTGCGCACCCACGATGTCACCGAGGTCGACGTCGTCGGCATCGCGACGGACTACTGCGTGCGCGCCACCGCGCTGGACGCGGCGGCCGAGGGCTTCACCACGACGGTCCTGACCGGGCTGACCGCCGGAGTGGCACCGGAGACCACGGCGACCGCCCTGGACGATCTCCGCACGGCCGGTGTCGCCATCGCCTGA
- the clpS gene encoding ATP-dependent Clp protease adapter ClpS, whose product MATPQVQPVERQETDEAPESARPWVTIAHNDPINLMTYVVFVFQKEFGYSRDEAEIMMWDMHTKGRVVVTSGARERMEYDASRLHNYGLWATVARQ is encoded by the coding sequence ATGGCCACTCCCCAGGTCCAGCCGGTTGAGCGGCAGGAGACTGACGAAGCGCCGGAATCCGCCCGGCCCTGGGTCACGATCGCGCATAATGACCCGATTAATTTGATGACGTATGTCGTTTTTGTCTTCCAGAAAGAGTTCGGCTACAGCCGTGACGAGGCCGAGATCATGATGTGGGACATGCATACGAAGGGTCGGGTCGTCGTGACCAGCGGTGCCCGCGAGCGGATGGAGTACGACGCTTCCCGCCTGCACAATTACGGCCTCTGGGCCACGGTGGCGCGCCAGTGA
- a CDS encoding proline racemase family protein: MRSRAVYHAVNSHTEGMPTRVITGGIGVFPGETMAQRRLHGVNERDDLRRLLMFEPRGHSAMSGAILQPPIRPDADWGVLFIEVSGWLPMCGHGTIGVATVLVETGMVEVVEPVTTIRLDTPAGLVVASVAVTDGRATSVTLRNVPSFLHATDVPLSVPGVGDLTVDIAYGGNFYAFLPAAALGHPVTPANVPALLDRGLKIIDAINEQARPIHPTDPAIDDCRHVVAYEPGRDGADARAVTLIHPGWVDRSPCGTGTSARMAQLHFRGHLPLDTPFINESVLGTRFTGRLVEATMVGDRPAVVPTVTGRAWITGTAQYLLDPEDPFPAGFEL, encoded by the coding sequence GTGCGTAGCCGCGCCGTCTATCACGCGGTCAACTCGCACACCGAGGGCATGCCGACGCGGGTGATCACCGGTGGGATCGGCGTGTTCCCCGGCGAGACGATGGCGCAGCGGCGGCTGCACGGCGTCAACGAACGCGATGACCTGCGCAGGCTGCTGATGTTCGAGCCGCGCGGGCACTCGGCGATGTCGGGTGCGATCCTGCAGCCGCCGATCCGGCCGGACGCCGACTGGGGAGTGCTCTTCATCGAGGTCTCCGGCTGGCTGCCGATGTGCGGCCACGGCACGATCGGTGTCGCGACGGTGCTGGTCGAGACCGGGATGGTCGAGGTCGTGGAGCCGGTCACGACGATCCGGCTCGACACGCCGGCCGGGCTCGTCGTCGCGTCCGTCGCGGTCACCGACGGCCGGGCCACCTCGGTCACGCTCCGCAACGTGCCGTCGTTCCTGCACGCCACGGACGTGCCGCTCAGCGTGCCCGGTGTCGGCGATCTCACCGTGGACATCGCCTACGGCGGCAACTTCTACGCCTTCCTCCCCGCAGCCGCGCTCGGCCATCCGGTGACCCCGGCGAACGTGCCCGCGCTGCTCGACCGCGGCCTGAAGATCATCGACGCGATCAACGAGCAGGCCCGCCCGATCCACCCGACCGACCCGGCGATCGACGACTGCCGGCACGTCGTGGCCTACGAGCCCGGTCGCGACGGCGCCGACGCCCGGGCGGTCACGCTCATCCACCCGGGCTGGGTGGACCGGTCGCCCTGCGGCACGGGTACGAGCGCCCGCATGGCGCAACTCCACTTCCGCGGGCACCTCCCGCTGGACACGCCCTTCATCAACGAGAGCGTCCTGGGTACGCGATTCACCGGCCGCCTCGTCGAAGCCACGATGGTCGGTGATCGGCCTGCCGTGGTGCCGACCGTGACCGGGCGGGCGTGGATCACCGGGACCGCTCAGTACCTGCTCGACCCCGAGGACCCCTTCCCGGCCGGGTTCGAGCTGTAG
- a CDS encoding dihydrodipicolinate synthase family protein, whose translation MSHQPWHGVLVAITTPFRDDLSIDFDRLQEHVAWLAGNGCHGIVPNGSLGEYQTLTDDERARIVTAVVEAAPEGVSVVPGVGAYGGHQGRRWAEQAAAAGAHAVMSLPPNGYAAGRPEVIAHYEAVAAAGLPVVAYNNPFDTKVDLVPGLLAELYDRDLIVAVKEFSGDVRRLHQIRELAPGLDVLAGADDVLLELVMQGAVGWIAGFPNALPTQSVELFELCRAGDLDRALPLYTAVHAAYRWDSRPVFVQAIKLGMDLAGRYGGPCRPPRLPLPDDVAAQVTADMKRALGA comes from the coding sequence ATGAGCCATCAGCCCTGGCACGGCGTACTCGTCGCCATCACCACGCCGTTCCGCGACGACCTCTCGATCGACTTCGACAGGCTGCAGGAGCACGTCGCCTGGCTCGCCGGCAACGGCTGCCACGGCATCGTGCCCAACGGCTCGCTCGGCGAATACCAGACCCTCACCGACGACGAGCGCGCCCGGATCGTCACCGCCGTCGTCGAGGCCGCGCCCGAGGGGGTGTCGGTGGTGCCGGGAGTCGGTGCCTACGGCGGTCACCAGGGCAGGCGGTGGGCGGAGCAGGCGGCTGCGGCAGGCGCGCACGCGGTCATGTCACTACCCCCCAACGGGTACGCCGCCGGCCGCCCCGAGGTGATCGCGCACTACGAGGCCGTGGCGGCTGCCGGGCTGCCCGTCGTCGCCTACAACAACCCCTTCGACACGAAGGTCGACCTGGTCCCGGGGCTGCTCGCCGAGCTTTACGACCGGGACCTGATCGTGGCGGTCAAGGAGTTCTCCGGCGACGTACGCCGACTGCACCAGATCCGTGAACTCGCACCCGGCCTCGACGTGCTCGCCGGTGCCGACGACGTACTCCTGGAGCTGGTCATGCAGGGTGCCGTCGGCTGGATCGCCGGGTTCCCGAACGCGCTGCCCACGCAGTCGGTGGAGCTCTTCGAGCTGTGCCGGGCCGGGGACCTCGATCGGGCACTCCCGCTCTACACCGCTGTCCACGCTGCCTATCGGTGGGATTCGCGGCCGGTGTTCGTACAGGCGATCAAGCTGGGGATGGACCTCGCCGGACGCTATGGCGGACCCTGCCGCCCGCCCAGGCTGCCCCTGCCCGACGACGTCGCGGCGCAGGTCACGGCCGACATGAAGCGAGCCCTGGGTGCGTAG
- the ctaD gene encoding aa3-type cytochrome oxidase subunit I: MTTVAPKPIVTRPWPVRQNTKGSAIARLLRTTDAKQIGLMYLVTSFVFFMIGGLMALLMRGELAQPGMQFLSPEQYNQLFTMHGTIMLLFFATPIVFAFANFIVPLQIGAPDVSFPRLNAFAYWLYAFGGTIAITGFITPGGAADFGWFAYAPLNSAVNSPGPGGDLWITGLAISGLGTILGAVNMVTTIITLRAPGMTMFRMSIFTWNILVTSLLVLMVFPLLAAALFALLADRKLGAHVFDSSTNGPMLWQHLFWFFGHPEVYIVALPFFGIISEVIPVFSRKPIFGYKGLVAATLMIAALSMSVWAHHMFATGQVLLPFFSFLSFLIAVPTGMKFFNWIGTMWRGQITFETPMLFAIGFLVTFLFGGLSGVLLASPPIDFHVSDSYFVVAHFHYVLFGTIVFAVYSGVYFWFPKMFGRMLDERLGKVHFWLTTIGFHGTFLVQHWLGTQGMPRRYADYLKEDGFTFLNTFSTIGAFILGASTLPFLYNVWKSYRAGRLVTVDDPWGFGASLEWATSCPPPLRNFDTMPRIRSERPAFDAKFPHLAVDTSPAPKAVSGSKH; this comes from the coding sequence GTGACAACCGTCGCACCGAAGCCGATCGTGACCCGGCCCTGGCCGGTTCGCCAGAACACCAAGGGTTCAGCGATCGCTCGGCTGCTGCGCACCACGGACGCGAAGCAGATCGGGCTCATGTACCTGGTCACGTCGTTCGTGTTCTTCATGATCGGCGGCCTGATGGCGCTGCTCATGCGTGGCGAGCTGGCGCAGCCGGGCATGCAGTTCCTGTCGCCGGAGCAGTACAACCAGCTCTTCACGATGCACGGCACGATCATGCTGCTGTTCTTCGCGACGCCGATCGTCTTCGCGTTCGCGAACTTCATCGTGCCGCTGCAGATCGGCGCGCCGGACGTCAGCTTCCCGCGCCTGAACGCCTTCGCCTACTGGCTCTACGCCTTCGGCGGCACGATCGCGATCACCGGTTTCATCACGCCGGGCGGCGCCGCCGACTTCGGCTGGTTCGCCTACGCCCCGCTGAACAGCGCGGTCAACTCGCCCGGCCCCGGTGGCGACCTCTGGATCACGGGTCTCGCGATCTCCGGTCTGGGCACCATCCTCGGCGCCGTCAACATGGTGACCACGATCATCACCCTGCGCGCGCCGGGTATGACGATGTTCCGGATGTCGATCTTCACCTGGAACATCCTCGTCACCAGCCTGCTCGTGCTGATGGTCTTCCCGCTGCTCGCCGCCGCGCTCTTCGCGCTGCTCGCCGACCGGAAGCTCGGGGCGCACGTCTTCGACTCCTCGACCAACGGGCCGATGCTCTGGCAGCACCTCTTCTGGTTCTTCGGACACCCTGAGGTCTACATCGTCGCGTTGCCGTTCTTCGGCATCATCTCCGAGGTCATCCCGGTCTTCAGCCGCAAGCCGATCTTCGGCTACAAGGGCCTCGTCGCCGCCACGCTGATGATCGCGGCACTGTCGATGAGCGTCTGGGCGCACCACATGTTCGCCACCGGCCAGGTGCTGCTGCCGTTCTTCTCGTTCCTGAGCTTCCTCATCGCCGTACCGACAGGCATGAAGTTCTTCAACTGGATCGGCACGATGTGGCGGGGCCAGATCACGTTCGAGACACCGATGCTCTTCGCCATCGGCTTCCTCGTGACCTTCCTCTTCGGCGGCCTCTCCGGCGTGCTGCTCGCGAGCCCGCCGATCGACTTCCACGTGTCGGACTCGTACTTCGTGGTCGCGCACTTCCACTACGTGCTCTTCGGCACGATCGTCTTCGCCGTCTACTCCGGGGTCTACTTCTGGTTCCCGAAGATGTTCGGCCGGATGCTCGACGAGCGCCTCGGCAAGGTCCACTTCTGGCTGACGACGATCGGCTTCCACGGCACCTTCCTGGTCCAGCACTGGCTGGGCACCCAGGGCATGCCGCGCCGCTACGCCGACTACCTGAAGGAGGACGGGTTCACCTTCCTGAACACGTTCTCGACGATCGGCGCCTTCATCCTGGGCGCCTCCACGCTGCCGTTCCTCTACAACGTGTGGAAGTCCTACCGGGCGGGTCGCCTCGTCACGGTGGACGACCCGTGGGGCTTCGGCGCCTCGCTGGAGTGGGCGACGAGCTGCCCGCCGCCGCTGCGCAACTTCGACACGATGCCGCGGATCCGCTCCGAGCGGCCCGCGTTCGACGCGAAGTTCCCGCACCTGGCGGTGGACACCAGTCCCGCACCGAAGGCCGTCTCCGGCTCGAAACACTGA
- a CDS encoding MoaD/ThiS family protein has translation MAIDVRIPTILRTYTGGAKAVQGAGDTLADLLTNLDGTYAGIRGRLITDDGGLHRFVNIYVNDEDVRFLGSLDAKLADGDTVTILPAVAGGALGLLAAAALLGR, from the coding sequence ATGGCTATCGACGTCCGCATCCCCACCATCCTGCGCACCTACACCGGCGGCGCCAAGGCCGTCCAGGGCGCCGGCGACACCCTCGCCGACCTGCTGACCAACCTCGACGGCACCTACGCCGGCATCCGGGGCCGCCTCATCACCGACGACGGCGGCCTGCACCGGTTCGTCAACATCTACGTCAACGACGAGGACGTGCGTTTCCTCGGCTCGCTCGACGCCAAGCTCGCCGACGGTGACACCGTCACCATCCTGCCGGCCGTCGCCGGTGGCGCGCTCGGGCTGCTCGCAGCCGCCGCGCTGCTCGGTCGCTGA
- a CDS encoding DUF2017 domain-containing protein: MGHGGAPVTMFRREGAECVADLTADEVRVLRKVASEVVSLLTEGFDHEDPVVGRLFPDVYPDDPLEAAEYRRFTEGDLKTGKIDQAGAVLATLPTDGAGEVRLDPESAEAWLRAINDARLALGVRLEITDDTDVEEEVDDAVLRDPGSSRVFQLSVYAYLGYLQEALLDAVME, encoded by the coding sequence CTGGGCCACGGTGGCGCGCCAGTGACGATGTTTCGGCGAGAGGGCGCCGAGTGCGTGGCCGACCTGACCGCCGACGAGGTCAGAGTGCTGCGCAAGGTCGCCTCCGAAGTGGTGTCGCTGCTCACCGAGGGCTTCGATCACGAGGATCCGGTGGTCGGGCGCCTCTTCCCGGACGTCTACCCCGACGATCCGCTGGAGGCCGCCGAGTACCGGCGGTTCACCGAGGGCGACCTCAAGACCGGCAAGATCGATCAGGCGGGCGCGGTCCTCGCGACACTCCCGACCGACGGTGCCGGCGAGGTTCGCCTCGATCCGGAGTCGGCCGAGGCGTGGCTGCGGGCGATCAACGACGCCCGGCTCGCGCTCGGCGTGCGGCTGGAGATCACCGACGACACCGACGTGGAGGAGGAGGTCGACGACGCCGTGCTGCGTGACCCGGGTTCTTCCCGCGTGTTCCAGTTGAGCGTCTACGCCTACCTGGGTTACCTCCAGGAAGCTCTCCTCGACGCGGTTATGGAGTGA
- a CDS encoding FAD/NAD(P)-dependent oxidoreductase, with protein MSVFCGIGVCQACVVDGERPCLSRRSGAVGSDPHALERQARLVVIGAGPAGLSAAIAAADAGLDVVVVDRGARPGGARRPAALIKRAEQHERIHLRLGVDVWRALPDRTLHLTDGAELRPAALILATGAYDRVVPFPGWELPGVITVGGAQAQLKQHGVPRGQRILVAGRGPLLQVAAAGLAAGGAHVVAVADGVPLRKWFGHWPVVARSPRRLLQAAWLRFLLLRHGLTLLPSHELIAADAAGGALRVTVGSSPKGLTKTFDVDLLAVGDGFTPQVELAIALGAATRIDPRDGSVVVVERDQRTTAPGVFVAGEAAGVGGADQAAAMGILAGLAAARHLGVEVQIPARLRRRVASLRRFADALHDVTRIDPGFTAGVADSTILCRCEGVTFGEARAAVADLGVDDPRSLKLVTRVGMGACQGRLCGGAAADLLGADPTPYQHRPVAVPVPLALFASGGHE; from the coding sequence ATGAGCGTCTTCTGCGGCATCGGCGTCTGCCAGGCCTGCGTCGTCGACGGCGAGCGCCCCTGCCTCTCCCGGCGGTCCGGTGCAGTCGGAAGCGACCCGCATGCGCTTGAGAGGCAGGCCCGGCTCGTCGTCATCGGTGCCGGCCCGGCCGGGCTCAGCGCCGCCATCGCCGCCGCCGACGCGGGGCTCGACGTGGTCGTCGTCGACCGAGGCGCCCGCCCCGGCGGAGCCAGGCGCCCGGCAGCCCTGATCAAGCGCGCTGAGCAGCACGAACGCATCCACCTCCGGCTCGGGGTCGACGTCTGGCGAGCGCTGCCCGACCGAACCCTGCACCTCACGGACGGCGCCGAGCTCCGCCCGGCCGCGCTGATCCTGGCGACCGGTGCATATGACCGCGTCGTGCCCTTCCCCGGCTGGGAACTCCCCGGCGTCATCACCGTCGGCGGCGCGCAGGCCCAGCTCAAGCAGCACGGTGTGCCACGCGGCCAGCGCATCCTCGTCGCCGGTCGGGGCCCGCTGCTCCAGGTCGCGGCTGCCGGGCTCGCCGCCGGAGGTGCGCACGTCGTGGCGGTGGCCGACGGCGTACCCCTCAGGAAGTGGTTTGGGCACTGGCCCGTCGTCGCGCGCTCGCCGCGCCGCCTGCTCCAGGCCGCCTGGCTGCGGTTTCTGCTGCTCCGCCACGGCCTCACGCTGCTCCCCTCCCATGAACTCATCGCCGCCGACGCGGCGGGAGGGGCCCTCCGCGTGACAGTCGGATCCTCCCCGAAGGGTCTGACGAAAACCTTCGACGTCGATCTCCTCGCCGTCGGCGACGGCTTCACGCCGCAGGTGGAGCTGGCGATCGCACTCGGCGCCGCCACGAGAATCGACCCCCGCGACGGCAGCGTGGTCGTCGTAGAACGAGACCAGCGCACCACGGCACCGGGCGTCTTCGTCGCGGGCGAGGCGGCCGGGGTCGGTGGGGCGGACCAGGCCGCAGCGATGGGCATCCTCGCCGGGCTCGCCGCAGCTCGCCACCTCGGCGTCGAGGTTCAGATCCCGGCCCGGCTGCGCCGCAGGGTCGCGAGCCTGCGCCGGTTCGCCGACGCGCTGCACGATGTCACCCGCATCGATCCGGGCTTCACGGCAGGCGTCGCCGACTCCACCATCCTCTGCCGCTGCGAGGGCGTGACGTTCGGCGAGGCCAGAGCGGCTGTCGCGGACCTCGGTGTCGACGATCCCCGCTCGCTCAAGCTCGTGACCCGCGTCGGCATGGGCGCCTGCCAGGGGCGGCTCTGCGGCGGTGCCGCCGCCGACCTGCTCGGCGCCGATCCGACCCCTTATCAGCACCGGCCCGTCGCGGTCCCGGTCCCGCTCGCACTCTTCGCCTCAGGAGGACACGAATGA
- a CDS encoding dimethylarginine dimethylaminohydrolase family protein, giving the protein MTYGVRSSVAPLRRAALRRPAVTGDWAEAGWRRPDTELLLAQHEAFAEKLTELGVSVEVAPATEGEVDAVFAYDSVFVIGGGTVVFRSAKPCRQGEAAKLAAALEGFGVPTMASLTAPSVMDGGDVCWIGDNVAVAGRGYRTNQAAHEELRALLAAEGQQLFSYDMPHDQGPAHVLHLMSGISPVADDLAVVFEPIMPVALLQELAAREITTIPVDPDEYATLGSNVLAVHPGVVVIFEGNPKTAAALAKHGVEVHEVAASELAKGDGGPTCLTRPLWRA; this is encoded by the coding sequence ATGACCTATGGTGTTCGCTCCTCCGTGGCCCCCCTTCGCCGTGCCGCCCTGCGCCGCCCCGCCGTCACCGGCGACTGGGCCGAGGCCGGCTGGCGGAGGCCGGACACCGAGCTCCTCCTCGCGCAGCACGAGGCGTTCGCCGAGAAGCTCACCGAGCTGGGCGTCTCCGTCGAGGTGGCGCCCGCGACGGAGGGGGAGGTCGATGCGGTCTTCGCCTACGACTCGGTCTTCGTCATCGGCGGCGGCACCGTGGTCTTCCGGTCCGCGAAGCCGTGCCGGCAGGGCGAGGCTGCGAAGCTCGCCGCCGCACTGGAGGGCTTCGGCGTGCCGACCATGGCGAGTCTCACCGCGCCGTCGGTGATGGACGGCGGCGACGTCTGCTGGATCGGCGACAACGTGGCGGTCGCCGGGCGGGGCTACCGCACCAACCAGGCGGCCCACGAGGAGCTGCGGGCCCTTCTCGCCGCCGAGGGCCAGCAGCTCTTCTCCTATGACATGCCGCATGACCAGGGGCCCGCGCACGTGCTGCACCTGATGTCGGGCATCTCCCCCGTCGCCGACGACCTCGCCGTCGTCTTCGAGCCGATCATGCCGGTGGCGCTGCTCCAGGAGCTCGCCGCACGCGAGATCACGACGATCCCCGTCGACCCCGACGAGTACGCGACGCTCGGCAGCAACGTGCTCGCCGTACACCCCGGGGTGGTTGTGATCTTCGAGGGCAACCCGAAGACGGCGGCCGCGCTCGCGAAGCACGGCGTCGAGGTGCACGAGGTCGCGGCGAGCGAGCTCGCCAAGGGCGACGGCGGCCCCACCTGCCTGACCCGCCCTCTCTGGCGCGCGTAG
- a CDS encoding MFS transporter — protein sequence MSLAPYRQVLAVPGVRALLLIGMLARIPSTAIGMTLTLHVATGLHRSWAEAGLVTAAYTIGVAIGSPLMGRLIDRRGMRPAMLLTTLVQLVVWSTAPHLSYQLLVPAALVGGLLCIPIFGTIRIALAAMVPGEQRRPAYALDSMIVELSFMVGPALAVLLATTLSTGTGIYLLAVGLVVSGATLFVMNPATRPEGQEIPEVAPPRRSWFGPRLVAVLIASAAATFILSATDLAIVAMMREAGAITWTGVAIALWCAYSLIGGLVFGAIRKPISVLTLVAVMGLLTIPAGMAPTWQWLLLLLIPSGVLCAPAMVAANDTLSRVVPPASRGEATGLLGSAMTAGTTIGAPFAGFVVDHTGPGWAFAVAGLVGAVAVLAALPAYRRAPALAPAPA from the coding sequence ATGAGTCTCGCACCTTACCGTCAGGTCCTCGCCGTACCCGGTGTCCGCGCGTTGCTGCTGATCGGGATGCTGGCGCGCATCCCCTCCACGGCCATCGGCATGACGCTGACCCTGCACGTCGCCACCGGTCTGCACCGGTCGTGGGCGGAGGCCGGTCTCGTCACCGCCGCATACACCATCGGCGTCGCCATCGGTTCGCCGCTGATGGGCCGCCTCATCGACCGGCGGGGCATGCGACCGGCGATGCTGCTGACGACACTCGTCCAGCTCGTGGTCTGGTCGACGGCGCCGCACCTGAGCTACCAGCTGCTCGTGCCGGCCGCCCTCGTCGGCGGGCTCCTCTGCATCCCCATCTTCGGCACGATCAGGATCGCGCTCGCGGCGATGGTCCCCGGCGAGCAGCGACGCCCGGCGTACGCGCTGGATTCCATGATCGTCGAGCTCTCCTTCATGGTCGGGCCGGCCCTCGCGGTGCTGCTCGCCACGACGCTCTCGACCGGCACCGGGATCTACCTGCTCGCGGTCGGCCTGGTCGTCTCGGGCGCGACGCTGTTCGTCATGAACCCGGCGACCCGGCCCGAGGGCCAGGAGATCCCCGAGGTGGCGCCGCCGCGCCGGAGCTGGTTCGGCCCGCGCCTCGTCGCGGTGCTGATCGCCTCGGCGGCGGCGACCTTCATCCTCAGCGCCACCGACCTGGCGATCGTCGCGATGATGCGCGAGGCCGGTGCGATCACCTGGACCGGCGTCGCGATCGCCCTCTGGTGCGCCTATTCGCTCATCGGCGGGCTGGTCTTCGGCGCGATCCGCAAGCCGATCTCCGTGCTCACGCTGGTCGCGGTGATGGGGCTGCTCACCATCCCGGCCGGGATGGCGCCGACCTGGCAGTGGCTGCTGCTCCTGCTGATCCCGTCCGGCGTGCTCTGCGCACCGGCGATGGTCGCGGCGAACGACACGCTCTCGCGCGTGGTCCCGCCCGCGTCCCGGGGCGAGGCGACCGGGCTGCTCGGCTCCGCGATGACGGCGGGGACGACGATCGGGGCGCCGTTCGCGGGGTTCGTGGTCGACCACACGGGTCCGGGTTGGGCGTTCGCGGTGGCCGGGCTGGTCGGCGCGGTCGCGGTGCTCGCCGCACTCCCCGCCTACCGCAGGGCTCCGGCACTCGCCCCCGCGCCCGCCTGA
- a CDS encoding nicotinate phosphoribosyltransferase gives MKGSPALLTDQYELTMIGAALRDGTAHRPCVFEAFARRLPHGRRYGVVAGTGRLLEMIMDFRFRADEVAWLQEQGIVDAEAAQWLTAYRFTGDIDGYAEGELFFPGSPILTVSGTFAECVVLETLILSVLNHDAAVAAAAARMVTAARGRPIIEMGSRRTHEEAAVAAARAAYLAGFASTSNLAAGLRHGVPTAGTAAHAFTLLHDDEPTAFASQLAASGTQTTMLVDTYDISQGIRNAIAAAGPGLRAIRIDSGDLSVLAAQSRALLDELGAPDVKIVVSGDLDEYAIAALAAEPVDAYGAGTAVVVGSGAPTAGLVYKLVEVAGRPVVKRSENKATVGGRKTAVRRHKPTGTATEEIVFVRSAPTPEPGDRTLSRPLIRAGALVDGLPTLEESREHLRAALVSIPWEGLKLSVGDPAIPVTVLTT, from the coding sequence GTGAAAGGATCACCAGCGCTCCTGACCGATCAGTACGAGTTGACGATGATCGGCGCCGCCCTCCGCGACGGCACGGCCCATCGGCCCTGCGTATTCGAGGCCTTCGCGCGGCGGCTGCCGCACGGGCGGCGCTACGGCGTGGTCGCCGGGACGGGCCGGCTCCTCGAAATGATCATGGACTTCCGCTTCCGCGCCGACGAGGTCGCGTGGCTGCAGGAGCAGGGCATCGTCGACGCCGAGGCCGCGCAGTGGCTCACGGCCTACCGATTCACGGGCGACATCGACGGGTACGCCGAGGGCGAACTCTTCTTCCCCGGCTCCCCGATCCTCACCGTCTCGGGCACCTTCGCCGAGTGCGTGGTCCTGGAGACGCTCATCCTCTCCGTCCTCAACCACGACGCAGCCGTGGCCGCGGCAGCCGCCCGCATGGTCACCGCCGCCCGGGGACGTCCGATCATCGAGATGGGCTCACGGCGTACCCACGAGGAAGCAGCAGTGGCCGCGGCCCGCGCGGCCTATCTCGCGGGGTTCGCCTCGACCTCCAACCTGGCGGCGGGCCTGCGCCACGGCGTGCCCACGGCGGGCACGGCGGCGCACGCCTTCACCCTGCTCCACGACGACGAGCCGACCGCCTTCGCGTCGCAGCTCGCCGCGTCGGGCACCCAGACCACCATGCTCGTCGACACCTATGACATCAGCCAGGGCATCCGCAACGCCATCGCCGCCGCCGGGCCCGGGCTGCGCGCGATCCGGATCGACTCCGGCGACCTGTCGGTGCTGGCCGCGCAGTCGCGAGCCCTCCTCGACGAGCTCGGCGCGCCCGACGTGAAGATCGTCGTCAGCGGCGATCTCGACGAGTACGCCATCGCGGCGCTCGCCGCCGAGCCCGTGGACGCCTACGGCGCCGGAACGGCCGTGGTGGTCGGATCGGGAGCACCGACCGCCGGACTCGTCTACAAGCTCGTCGAGGTGGCCGGACGGCCCGTCGTGAAGCGCTCCGAGAACAAGGCGACCGTCGGCGGGCGCAAGACCGCCGTACGCCGCCACAAACCCACCGGCACCGCGACCGAGGAGATCGTCTTCGTCCGCTCCGCCCCGACACCGGAGCCCGGCGACCGGACGCTGTCCCGCCCGCTGATCCGGGCCGGTGCCCTCGTCGACGGCCTGCCCACGCTGGAGGAGTCCCGCGAGCACCTGCGCGCCGCGCTCGTCTCCATCCCCTGGGAGGGCCTGAAGCTCTCCGTGGGCGACCCCGCCATCCCGGTGACGGTCCTCACCACCTGA
- a CDS encoding Mov34/MPN/PAD-1 family protein — translation MLTIDRAMLDAIAAHARRDHPDEACGVVAGPIGADAPTRHIPMDNIERSTTFYRFDPTEQLRVWREMDDRDEEPVIIYHSHTATEAYPSRTDVSFAGEPGAHYLLVSTREPDVTEVRSFRILDGVVTEEPVKVVGATADEHAVQSYMFGQSPSTVDYECRSQS, via the coding sequence GTGCTGACCATTGACCGCGCGATGCTGGACGCGATCGCCGCGCATGCCCGCCGGGATCACCCGGACGAGGCCTGCGGCGTGGTCGCGGGTCCGATCGGCGCCGACGCTCCCACCAGGCACATTCCGATGGACAACATCGAGCGCTCGACCACGTTCTACCGTTTCGACCCGACCGAGCAGCTCCGGGTCTGGCGCGAGATGGACGATCGGGACGAGGAGCCGGTGATCATCTATCACTCGCACACCGCCACCGAGGCGTACCCGTCGCGGACCGACGTCTCCTTCGCGGGCGAGCCGGGAGCGCACTATCTCCTCGTCTCAACACGCGAGCCGGATGTGACGGAAGTTCGCTCATTTCGTATCCTTGACGGCGTGGTGACTGAGGAGCCGGTGAAGGTCGTGGGAGCGACCGCCGATGAGCACGCAGTTCAGTCCTACATGTTCGGGCAGAGCCCTTCCACGGTTGATTACGAGTGTCGCAGCCAGAGCTGA